The following proteins are encoded in a genomic region of Candidatus Zixiibacteriota bacterium:
- a CDS encoding YbhB/YbcL family Raf kinase inhibitor-like protein — translation SAKSLALICDDPDAPAGTWVHWVLYDIPPYARGLSEKIMEAVNPVVRVEGRVQTFSQGKNDFGKYGYGGPCPPKGKPHRYFFKLYALDIELKIDKETVVRGVTKEVLLERMKGHIVAEASLMGKYQRK, via the coding sequence GTTCGGCAAAATCGCTGGCTTTAATATGTGATGATCCCGACGCCCCGGCCGGAACCTGGGTGCACTGGGTGCTTTATGATATCCCCCCTTATGCGCGAGGACTTTCCGAGAAAATCATGGAGGCAGTCAATCCGGTGGTCAGGGTTGAGGGCCGGGTTCAGACATTTTCGCAGGGGAAAAATGATTTCGGCAAGTACGGTTATGGCGGTCCCTGCCCTCCCAAAGGAAAACCGCACCGTTACTTTTTCAAGCTGTATGCGCTCGATATCGAGTTGAAGATCGACAAAGAAACCGTTGTGAGGGGTGTCACTAAGGAAGTTTTACTGGAAAGGATGAAGGGACATATTGTCGCGGAAGCATCTCTGATGGGGAAATATCAGAGAAAATAA
- a CDS encoding PTS sugar transporter subunit IIA produces the protein MNISRFLKEEMIVLDFQVEQETPPEDPLSHRWKERNKERILADLVNILDLSGRTGNNCKLLTDFINRERKASTAIGHGIAVPHIRSMQAKEFIMAFARVNGGYEFDAPDGLPVQLFFVMAAPPYDDSFYLKVFQSLATALRYESFRQELITASEPYDIIRAFKNIE, from the coding sequence ATGAATATTTCGCGATTTCTAAAAGAAGAAATGATTGTCCTGGATTTTCAGGTCGAGCAGGAAACTCCGCCCGAGGATCCCCTTTCGCACCGCTGGAAAGAAAGAAACAAAGAACGAATTCTGGCCGATCTGGTCAATATCCTTGACCTCTCCGGACGAACCGGCAACAACTGCAAGCTCCTGACCGACTTCATCAACCGGGAGCGGAAGGCCTCGACCGCCATCGGTCACGGAATTGCCGTTCCACATATCCGGTCGATGCAGGCCAAAGAATTCATTATGGCCTTTGCCCGCGTAAACGGGGGTTACGAATTTGACGCTCCCGATGGGCTTCCGGTGCAACTTTTCTTTGTCATGGCCGCCCCCCCTTATGATGACAGCTTTTATCTCAAGGTTTTCCAATCCCTGGCCACGGCATTGCGATATGAATCATTCCGACAGGAATTGATAACCGCTTCGGAACCGTACGATATAATCCGCGCTTTCAAAAATATTGAATAG